AGGCGCTGCTGGTCGTCCTGCGCAAGCGCTCGCCTGAGATACGCGACCTCCCCGGCGATCCAGTCGAGAATGCTCCCGTCGGTCCGTCTGCGCGCGGCGCGCTCCTCGGGCGTGCCTCCGGCCCCGAACAGCATCTCGAACGCCACCCGCGGGTCACGGATCATGGGAAGCGGCTCGGTGGACGAGGCCCAGCTGATGGTGTCGGTATAGACGCACGAGTACCCGTACGCGCACCCCCCCGACTGGTCCACGTTCTCGATGCAGAGCTGCATCGAGGGGATCGGCGTGTCCTGCCCGAAGCGCTGCGCGTGGATCTGGTCCATCGACGTGCCGACATAGACGTCCGAGCCCCGCGTCTGCCGTGGATGGGCCTGCGTCAGGAAGACGGCGCTCGAACGGAAGTGGTCGCCGCCGATCTCGTGGGGCATCCTGGCCTCGGCCATCCGCACGTCGGTGTTGCTGATGATGGTGAGGCGGTCGCGGTAGGGCTCCAGCGGAAGCAGCGAACTGGAGGAGAGGTCGAAGTTGCGGCCGGTCGCCTCGGGAGACCACAGGTACTGGGTGGCGCCCCACTCGTTGCAGCCCGCCGCTCCGTGCACCATCTCGATGGCGACCAGGCGGGTGGCGGGTTCGGCCGCCGCGCGCCGTGACCAGACGCCCCCGGCGGGGATCATGGCGTCCAGGAAGGGCAGGGCGACGGTCGCGCCGGCTCCGCGCAGGAAGGTACGACGGGGGATGTGTGTCCCGGTGATGAAGTGCATCTCCACTCTCCTCGGATGGTTCGTCGCCGCTCGGGGGTGGGCAGGGCAGCCGGGTGCGTCTTCCGCCTCCGGCTGCCGGCGCGCCTACCGGTCGGGCGGCTGCGGGGCGCTCTCCGCCAGCGCCTCGGGTACCCTCTTGGATCTGAAGGCGTCGCTCTTCACCACGCCCGCAATGAAGGACGACATCCTGTATTCCTCTTCCGCCGCCTCCGCCACGATGGCGCGGATGGCGGGCTGATCGTAGTACTCGGTCCGGCGGCCCAGCGCGTACGTCATCAGGTTCGCCGTAAACGTACGGATGAGCGGTTCCGGCCGCCGCAGGAGCGCCTCGCGCAGGTCGTCGGGGCTCGCGACCGTGCTGCCGTCGTAGAAGGTGCCCCGCGTGTCGAGCGGCATGCCGTGCTCGCGGATGCGCCACTTCCCGGTCACGTCGTAGTTGTCCAGCGCCAGCCCGATGGGATCCATGAACTGGTGGCAGGCGTTGCACGCCGGGTTGGCACGGTGCTTCTCCATGCGCTCCCGGGTGGTGAGCATGCGTCCGCCTTCCGAGTCCTCGGTCTCCTCGAGGTCCGGGATGCCCGGCGGCGGAGGGGGCGGAGGCGTCCCCAGAAGGACCTCCATGACCCACTTCCCGCGCAGCACCGGCGAGGTGCGGTTCGCCACCGAGGTCAGGGTGAGGATGCTCCCGTGACCCAGCACGCCCCGCCGCTCGGCGCCGGGATACGCCACCTGCCGGAACTGGCTGCCCAGCACCCTGGGGATGCCGTAGTGCCGCGCCAGGCGCTCGTTCACGAAGGTGTAGTCGGCGTCGTACAGATCGAGAACGCTCCTGTCTGCCTCGACCAGGTGGTTGAAGAACAGCTCGGTCTCGCGCAGCATGGCGTCGGCGAGCTGCTGGTCGTAGTCGGGGAACCAGAACTGGTCGGG
This genomic stretch from Gammaproteobacteria bacterium harbors:
- a CDS encoding DUF1552 domain-containing protein — translated: MHFITGTHIPRRTFLRGAGATVALPFLDAMIPAGGVWSRRAAAEPATRLVAIEMVHGAAGCNEWGATQYLWSPEATGRNFDLSSSSLLPLEPYRDRLTIISNTDVRMAEARMPHEIGGDHFRSSAVFLTQAHPRQTRGSDVYVGTSMDQIHAQRFGQDTPIPSMQLCIENVDQSGGCAYGYSCVYTDTISWASSTEPLPMIRDPRVAFEMLFGAGGTPEERAARRRTDGSILDWIAGEVAYLRRALAQDDQQRLDRYLENVRELERRIEGIENRNTSGEPRELPEAPAGVPDSFTEHMQLMFDIQVLAFASDVTRVFSFKTGRDASSRVYTESGIDKAFHPASHHGGNEEAILDFARINTFQAGQLPYLLQKLEETTEGDATLLDKTMVIYGSPMADGNLHNHRRCPLIVLGGANGRHEGGLHLKAPDGTPMANVMLSMLHALGHDDRDSFGDSTGEFRLSYPAVATDAAGPSGGSR